Proteins encoded by one window of Streptacidiphilus sp. PB12-B1b:
- a CDS encoding AAA family ATPase, with product MTTPAPPTSPARTKGGELRAKVARLLADRPADALTIGGMARQLGHSHGAVRNAAHTLVRRGEADQSGTGQPEFRANSKTAAAAQSAVISPPGTHAPRVQAATARTTMPAAATPKQTGPIRRAGGQLYHPRELADLPDVEALNRLRDADVPVLLYGPPGTGKTSLVEAAFPDLLTVAGDGDTTVGDLIGEYTQADSGGYVFQYGPLVTAMTEGRALLIDDATLISPKVLASLYPAMDGRRQIQVKAHRGETIKAEPGFYVVAGHNPGVHGAVLTEALSSRFSVQIQVGTDYDLALALRIDARVVRVARNLARQVELGELGWAPQLRELLSYQKTEAVLGTNAALGNLVGIAPVEDRDAVAEAVIKAVGVKKIEPLTLGKQLPSPAVRQTPGSTASAHPGRTR from the coding sequence GTGACCACGCCCGCACCGCCCACCAGTCCTGCGCGCACCAAGGGCGGCGAACTACGGGCCAAGGTCGCCCGGCTGCTGGCCGACCGGCCGGCAGACGCGCTCACCATCGGGGGCATGGCCCGGCAGCTGGGCCACTCCCACGGTGCCGTCCGCAACGCCGCCCACACTCTGGTGCGACGCGGCGAGGCCGACCAGAGCGGAACCGGCCAACCGGAGTTCCGTGCGAACTCGAAGACCGCCGCCGCCGCGCAGAGCGCTGTGATCAGCCCGCCGGGCACCCACGCTCCCCGCGTCCAGGCGGCCACGGCCCGCACGACCATGCCCGCAGCAGCCACGCCGAAGCAGACCGGCCCGATCCGCCGCGCGGGGGGCCAGCTCTACCACCCCCGGGAGCTGGCCGACCTGCCCGATGTCGAGGCGTTGAACCGCCTGCGCGACGCCGACGTGCCGGTGCTGCTCTACGGCCCTCCGGGCACCGGCAAGACGTCGCTGGTGGAGGCGGCGTTCCCGGACCTGCTCACCGTCGCCGGGGACGGCGACACCACGGTCGGCGACCTGATCGGCGAGTACACCCAGGCCGACAGCGGAGGCTACGTCTTCCAGTACGGTCCGCTGGTCACCGCGATGACCGAGGGCCGCGCCCTGCTGATCGACGATGCCACCTTGATCTCACCGAAGGTGTTGGCGTCGCTGTATCCCGCGATGGACGGGCGCAGGCAGATCCAGGTCAAGGCCCACCGGGGCGAGACCATCAAGGCCGAGCCGGGCTTCTACGTCGTGGCGGGCCACAATCCCGGCGTCCACGGCGCGGTGCTGACGGAGGCGCTGTCGAGCCGCTTCAGCGTACAGATCCAGGTCGGTACGGACTACGACCTGGCCTTGGCGCTGCGGATCGACGCCCGGGTGGTCCGGGTCGCCCGCAACCTCGCCCGCCAGGTCGAACTCGGCGAGCTGGGCTGGGCTCCCCAGCTGCGGGAGCTGCTCAGCTACCAGAAGACCGAGGCCGTCCTGGGCACCAACGCCGCGCTCGGGAACCTGGTCGGCATCGCCCCGGTGGAGGACCGCGACGCCGTCGCCGAAGCCGTCATCAAGGCCGTCGGCGTCAAGAAGATCGAGCCCCTGACCCTGGGCAAGCAGCTTCCCTCCCCGGCCGTCCGGCAGACCCCGGGCAGCACCGCCTCCGCACACCCGGGCCGCACGCGATGA